One Ictalurus punctatus breed USDA103 chromosome 21, Coco_2.0, whole genome shotgun sequence genomic window carries:
- the LOC108254796 gene encoding myosin heavy chain, fast skeletal muscle — translation MGDGEMECFGPAAIFLRKPERERIESQNKPFDAKTAYFVSEPSEMYLKGVLQSKEGGKATVKTLCGKTLTVKEDDIFPMNPPKFDKIEDMAMMTHLNEPAVLYNLKERYAAWMIYTYSGLFCVTVNPYKWLPVYDAVVVTAYRGKKRVEAPPHIFSISDNAYQFMLTDRENQSILITGESGAGKTVNTKRVIQYFATIAVSGQKKTEPTPGKMQGSLEDQIIAANPLLEAYGNAKTVRNDNSSRFGKFIRIHFGTTGKLASADIETYLLEKSRVTFQLSAERSYHIFYQLMTGHKPELLEALLITTNPYDYPMISQGEITVKSINDVEEFIATDTAIDILGFTADEKINIYKLTGAVVHHGNMKFKQKQREEQAEPDGTEVADKIAYLIGLNSADMLKALCYPRVKVGNEFVTKGQTVPQVNNAVSALCKSIYEKMFLWMVIRINEMLDTKQPRQFFIGVLDIAGFEIFDFNSLEQLCINFTNEKLQQFFNHHMFVLEQEEYKKEGIEWEFIDFGMDLAACIELIEKPMGIFSILEEECMFPKATDTSFKNKLHDQHLGKSAAFQKPKPAKGKAEAHFSLVHYAGTVDYNIVGWLDKNKDPLNDSVVQLYQKSANKLLCFLYVAHASAEAESGGKKGGKKKGGSFQTVSALFRENLGKLMTNLRSTHPHFVRCLIPNESKTPGLMENFLVIHQLRCNGVLEGIRICRKGFPSRILYGDFKQRYKVLNASVIPEGQFIDNKKASEKLLGSIDVDHTQYKFGHTKVFFKAGLLGTLEEMRDDKLAELVTMTQALCRGFLMRREFIKMMERREAIFAIQYNIRSFMNVKHWPWMKLYFKIKPLLKSAETEKEMAAMKENFDKMKEDLTKALAKKKELEEKMVSLLQEKNDLQLQVAAESENLSDAEERCEGLIKSKIQLEAKLKETNERLEDEEEINAELTAKKRKLEDECSELKKDIDDLELTLAKVEKEKHATENKVKNLTEEMTSQDEAIAKLSKEKKALQEAHQQTLDDLQAEEDKVNTLTKSKTKLEQQVDDLEGSLEQEKKLRMDLERAKRKLEGDLKLAQESIMDLENDKQQSDEKIKRKDFEVSQLLGKIEDEQSLGAQLQKKIKELQARIEELEEEIEAERAARAKVEKQRADLSRELEEISERLEEAGGATAAQIEMNKKREAEFQKLRRDLEESTLQHEATAAALRKKQADSVAELGEQIDNLQRVKQKLEKEKSEYKMEIDDLASNLEAVAKSKSNLEKMCRTLEDQLSELKTRNDEHTRQLNDVNAQKARLQTENGEFGRQLEEKEALVSQLTRGKQAHTQQIEELKRQIEEEVKAKNALAHSVQSARHDCDLLREQFEEEQEAKAELQRAMSKANSEVAQWRTKYETDAIQRTEELEEAKKKLAQRLQEAEETIEAVNSKCASLEKTKQRLQGEVEDLMIDVERANALAANLDKKQRNFDKVLAEWKQKYEEGQAELEGAQKEARSLSTELFKMKNSYEEALDHLETLKRENKNLQQEISDLTEQLGETGKTIHELEKSKKTVETEKSEIQTALEEAEGTLEHEESKILRVQLELTQVKSEIDRKLAEKDEEMEQIKRNSQRVIESMQTTLDSEVRSRNDALRVKKKMEGDLNEMEIQLSHANRQAAEAQKQLRNVQGQLKDAQLHLDEAIRGQEDMKEQVAMVERRNNLMLAEIEELRAALEQTERGRKVAEQELVDASERVTLLHSQNTSLINTKKKLEADLVQIQGEVEDTVQEARNAEEKAKKAITDAAMMAEELKKEQDTSAHLERMKKNLEVTVKDLQHRLDEAENLAMKGGKKQLQKLEARVRELESEVEAEQRRGADAVKGVRKYERRVKELTYQTEEDKKNVNRLQDLVDKLQLKVKAYKRQAEEAEEQANTHLSRYRKVQHELEEAQERADIAESQVNKLRAKSRDIGKGKEAE, via the exons ATGGGAGATGGAGAAATGGAATGTTTTGGCCCGGCGGCCATCTTCCTCCggaagccagagagagagaggattgaGTCTCAGAACAAACCTTTTGATGCCAAAACAGCATACTTCGTTTCTGAGCCCAGTGAAATGTACCTCAAAGGGGTTCTGCAAAGCAAAGAAGGTGGCAAAGCCACTGTCAAAACTTTATGTGGAAAA ACTCTCACAGTTAAGGAAGATGACATTTTTCCCATGAACCCTCCAAAATTTGATAAAATTGAGGACATGGCCATGATGACCCACCTCAACGAACCTGCTGTGCTGTATAACCTCAAAGAGCGTTACGCAGCATGGATGATCTAC ACCTACTCAGGGTTGTTCTGCGTCACTGTGAACCCCTACAAGTGGCTCCCAGTGTACGACGCAGTCGTTGTGACTGCATACAGAGGCAAAAAGAGGGTTGAAGCCCCACCTCACATCTTTTCGATCTCTGATAACGCCTATCAGTTCATGCTCACtg ACAGGGAGAACCAATCTATCCTGATCAC TGGAGAATCTGGTGCAGGAAAGACTGTGAACACCAAACGTGTCATCCAGTACTTTGCGACAATTGCAGTGTCTGGACAGAAGAAGACAGAGCCTACTCCTGGGAAAATGCAG GGATCGCTGGAGGACCAAATCATCGCAGCAAACCCCTTGCTGGAGGCTTATGGTAATGCCAAAACTGTGAGGAATGACAACTCATCTCGTTTT GGCAAATTTATCAGAATCCATTTTGGGACCACAGGAAAGCTGGCCTCTGCTGACATTGAAACTT ATCTGCTGGAAAAGTCAAGAGTCACTTTCCAGTTGTCTGCTGAGAGAAGCTACCACATTTTCTACCAGCTCATGACTGGACACAAACCAGAACTGCTTG aggcACTACTCATTACAACCAACCCCTACGACTACCCAATGATCAGCCAGGGTGAAATCACAGTCAAGAGCATCAATGATGTGGAGGAGTTCATTGCCACAGAT ACAGCTATTGACATCCTCGGCTTCACCGCTGATGAGAAAATTAACATCTACAAGCTCACCGGTGCTGTGGTGCATCATGGAAACATGAAGTTCAAGCAGAAGCAGAGGGAGGAGCAGGCTGAGCCTGATGGCACTGAGG TGGCTGATAAAATCGCCTACCTCATTGGCCTGAACTCAGCCGACATGCTTAAAGCTTTGTGCTACCCCAGAGTCAAAGTCGGAAATGAGTTTGTGACCAAAGGCCAGACTGTTCCTCAG GTGAACAATGCTGTCAGTGCCCTCTGCAAATCCATCTATGAGAAAATGTTCTTGTGGATGGTCATCCGAATTAATGAGATGCTGGACACAAAGCAGCCAAGACAGTTCTTCATTGGTGTGCTGGACATCGCTGGATTTGAGATCTttgat TTCAACAGCTTGGAGCAGCTCTGCATTAACTTCACAAATGAGAAATTGCAACAGTTTTTCAACCACCACATGTTCGTGCTGGAACAAGAGGAGTACAAGAAAGAAGGTATTGAGTGGGAGTTCATTGACTTCGGAATGGATTTGGCTGCCTGCATTGAACTTATTGAGAAg CCAATGGGCATCTTCTCCATCCTTGAAGAGGAGTGCATGTTCCCCAAAGCCACAGACACATCCTTCAAGAACAAGCTGCATGACCAGCACCTTGGAAAAAGTGCTGCCTTTCAAAAGCCAAAGCCCGCCAAAGGCAAAGCTGAGGCCCACTTCTCCCTGGTGCACTACGCCGGCACTGTGGACTACAACATTGTTGGCTGGTTGGACAAGAACAAGGATCCACTGAATGACTCTGTTGTGCAGCTGTACCAGAAGTCAGCAAATAAACTGCTGTGCTTCCTGTATGTAGCCCATGCATCAGCTGAGG CCGAGAGTGGTGGAAAGAAAGGTGGGAAAAAGAAGGGTGGCTCCTTCCAGACAGTGTCTGCTCTGTTTAGG GAAAACTTGGGCAAACTGATGACGAATTTGAGGAGCACTCACCCCCACTTTGTACGTTGCTTGATTCCCAACGAGTCTAAGACTCCAG GTCTGATGGAGAACTTTCTGGTCATCCACCAGTTGAGGTGTAATGGTGTGCTGGAGGGTATCAGAATCTGCAGAAAGGGATTCCCAAGCAGAATCCTCTACGGTGACTTCAAGCAGAG ATACAAAGTCTTGAATGCCagtgtcatcccagaaggacaGTTCATTGACAACAAAAAAGCTTCAGAGAAACTGCTGGGCTCCATTGATGTGGACCACACCCAGTACAAGTTTGGACACACCAAA GTGTTCTTCAAAGCTGGTCTTCTGGGTACTCTTGAAGAGATGCGAGATGACAAACTAGCTGAGCTAGTGACCATGACTCAGGCTTTATGCCGTGGTTTCCTCATGAGAAGGGAGTTTATCAAGATGATGGAGAGAAG AGAGGCCATCTTTGCGATTCAATACAACATCCGCTCATTCATGAATGTGAAACACTGGCCATGGATGAAGCTGTACTTCAAGATCAAGCCTCTTCTCAAGTCTGCAGAGACTGAGAAGGAAATGGCTGCCATGAAGGAGAACTTTGATAAAATGAAGGAGGACTTGACAAAGGCACTGGCCAAGAAGAAAGAGCTCGAGGAGAAAATGGTGTCTCTGCTACAAGAGAAAAATGACCTGCAACTGCAAGTGGCAGCT GAATCAGAAAACCTGTCTGATGCTGAGGAAAGGTGTGAGGGACTCATCAAGAGCAAGATCCAGCTTGAAGCTAAACTCAAAGAGACAAATGAGAGactggaggatgaggaggaaatTAATGCTGAGCTGACTGCCAAgaagaggaaactggaggatgAGTGTTCTGAGCTGAAGAAGGACATTGATGACCTGGAGCTCACCTTGGCCAAAGTGGAAAAGGAGAAACATGCCACTGAGAACAAG gtAAAAAACCTTACTGAAGAGATGACTTCACAAGATGAAGCTATTGCTAAAttaagcaaagaaaagaaagcccTCCAAGAGGCACACCAGCAGACTCTGGATGATCTCCAGGCAGAGGAAGACAAAGTCAACACTCTGACCAAATCAAAGACAAAACTTGAGCAACAAGTCGATGAT CTGGAAGGTTCtctggaacaagaaaagaagCTGCGTATGGACCTTGAGAGAGCCAAGAGAAAGCTTGAGGGTGACCTGAAACTGGCCCAGGAGTCAATAATGGACCTGGAGAATGACAAGCAGCAGTCTGacgaaaagatcaaaag GAAGGATTTTGAGGTTAGCCAGCTTCTTGGGAAAATTGAGGATGAACAATCGTTGGGTGCTCAGCTGCAAAAGAAGATCAAGGAACTTCAG GCTCGTATTGAGGAGCTGGAGGAAGAAATTGAGGCTGAGCGTGCAGCTCGTGCTAAAGTTGAGAAGCAGAGAGCGGATCTCTCCAGGGAACTTGAGGAGATCAGTGAGAGGCTTGAGGAAGCTGGAGGTGCCACTGCTGCTCAGATCGAGATGAACAAGAAGCGTGAGGCCGAGTTCCAGAAACTGCGTCGTGATCTGGAAGAGTCCACTCTGCAGCATGAAGCCACAGCTGCTGCACTCCGCAAGAAACAAGCTGACAGTGTTGCTGAGCTTGGAGAGCAGATCGACAACCTCCAGCGTGTCAAACAGAAGCTGGAGAAGGAAAAGAGTGAATATAAGATGGAAATAGATGATCTGGCAAGTAACTTGGAGGCTGTGGCAAAATCAAAG TCTAATCTTGAGAAGATGTGCCGTACATTAGAGGACCAATTAAGCGAGCTAAAAACCAGGAATGATGAACACACACGTCAACTTAATGACGTAAATGCGCAAAAAGCACGGCTACAGACTGAAAATG GTGAGTTTGGACGCCAACTAGAGGAGAAAGAAGCTCTTGTTTCTCAGTTGACCAGAGGCAAGCAGGCCCACACTCAACAGATTGAGGAACTCAAGAGACAGATTGAAGAGGAAGTAAAA GCCAAGAATGCCCTCGCTCATAGTGTCCAATCAGCTCGTCATGACTGTGATCTGCTCAGAGAGCAGTTTGAAGAAGAGCAGGAGGCCAAGGCTGAGCTTCAGCGTGCAATGTCCAAGGCCAACAGTGAGGTGGCTCAGTGGAGAACCAAATACGAGACCGATGCCATCCAGCGTACTGAGGAGCTTGAGGAGGccaa GAAAAAGCTTGCTCAGCGGCTTCAAGAGGCTGAGGAAACCATTGAAGCTGTGAACTCAAAATGTGCTTCTCTGGAGAAGACCAAGCAGAGATTGCAGGGTGAAGTGGAGGACCTCATGATCGATGTGGAGAGAGCCAATGCCCTTGCAGCAAACCTTGACAAAAAGCAAAGGAACTTCGACAAG GTCTTGGCAGAATGGAAGCAGAAGTATGAAGAAGGTCAGGCTGAACTAGAGGGAGCTCAAAAAGAGGCTCGTTCTCTCAGCACTGAACTCTTCAAGATGAAGAACTCGTACGAGGAAGCTCTTGACCATCTGGAGACcctaaagagagagaataaaaatcTGCAAC AGGAGATCTCTGACCTGACTGAACAACTTGGTGAAACTGGAAAGACCATTCATGAGCTGGAGAAATCAAAGAAGACAGTGGAAACTGAGAAATCAGAAATCCAAACTGCCCTAGAAGAGGCTGAG GGCACACTTGAGCATGAGGAATCCAAGATTCTTCGTGTTCAACTAGAGCTCACTCAAGTGAAAAGTGAAATAGACAGGAAACTGGCGGAGAAGGACGAGGAGATGGAGCAGATCAAGAGAAACAGCCAGAGGGTGATTGAGTCCATGCAGACTACTCTGGACTCTGAAGTCAGGAGCAGGAATGATGCTTTGAGGGTCAAGAAGAAGATGGAGGGAGATCTCAATGAAATGGAGATTCAGCTGAGCCATGCCAACCGCCAGGCTGCTGAGGCCCAGAAACAGCTCAGAAATGTCCAAGGACAGCTCAAG GATGCCCAACTACACCTTGATGAGGCTATCAGAGGACAGGAAGACATGAAAGAGCAAGTGGCCATGGTAGAGCGCAGGAATAACCTGATGCTGGCAGAGATTGAGGAACTGAGAGCTGCACtggagcagacagagagaggccgCAAAGTGGCAGAACAAGAGCTGGTTGATGCCAGTGAGCGTGTGACACTGCTGCACTCTCAG AACACCAGCCTTATCAATACCAAGAAGAAGCTTGAGGCAGATCTTGTTCAAATCCAAGGTGAGGTAGAGGACACAGTCCAGGAAGCACGAAATGCCGAAGAGAAGGCAAAGAAGGCTATCACTGAT GCTGCCATGATGGCAGAGGAGCTGAAGAAGGAGCAAGACACCAGTGCCCATCTGGAGAGAATGAAGAAGAATCTTGAAGTCACAGTAAAAGATCTGCAGCACCGTCTGGATGAGGCTGAGAACCTTGCAATGAAAGGTGGAAAGAAGCAGCTCCAGAAACTGGAAGCCAGG GTGCGTGAGCTGGAGAGTGAAGTCGAAGCTGAGCAGAGACGTGGTGCTGATGCTGTTAAAGGAGTACGTAAATATGAGAGGAGAGTGAAGGAACTCACCTACCag actgaggagGACAAGAAGAATGTGAATAGACTGCAGGATCTGGTGGACAAACTGCAGCTGAAAGTGAAGGCCTACAAGAGGCAGGCTGAGGAAGCT GAGGAGCAGGCCAACACTCACCTGTCCAGATATAGGAAAGTGCAGCACGAGCTAGAAGAAGCTCAGGAGCGTGCGGACATTGCTGAGTCACAGGTCAACAAGCTGAGAGCCAAGAGCAGAGATATTGGAAAG GGCAAGGAAGCAGAATGA